The Streptomyces cyanogenus DNA segment GCAGGGACGCGCCGGTGGGTGGTCCGAAGTGGGAGGCCGGCACCACGAACGAGGAGATGACCAGGCTCATGGCCAGCGCGGCCCAGTACGGAGGCAGGATGCGCCAGGCGCGCCGGCGCAGGAACCGGACGACCCCGTCCGTGCGCCAGCCGTGACGCGCCGGTGAGATCGCCAGGGAGAAGCCGGACAGCACCAGGAAGAAGACGACGGCGAGCCGCCCGAACATCAGCACGTCCAGCCATCCTGGTGCCGCACTGTCCGGGTATCCGGGGAAGGTGTACAGCCAGCAGTGGAACAGGACGACGTACAGCGCCGCCAGGCCGCGCAGACCGTCCAGCCCCTGCACGTGCGGACGGTCGTGCGCTCCGCCCTCGCCGCCGGGGGCGGCCGAGCCCGGTGCGCTGCCGACCGTCCGGGTCAAAGCCACCGAAATCGTCCCCTTCTCCGGGCGCCGCGTTCCCCCGCGCATGCCGCCGGCCCGTTACCCCCGACGGCAGACCGGGCAGCACGACGCCGCCCGCAGCCACTGGTACGCGGCTCCCTGGCGCGCGGTTCAACGCGTTCGGCGCCCGCTTCTCGCCGGAGCAGGCGCTTCGCGCACAAGGCCTCGTACCGGGCGAAGACGACCGCACCCGGCCCGTCATGGACGCCGTGCTCGGCGGACTGCGGACCGGGTGCGGACAAGGAGACGCTGCAATCGGAGAAACCGCAGGTCAGAAGGCGTAGGAAAATCAGGCCTTCTTGGTCTCCCAGAAGATCTTGTCGATCTGGGCGATGTAGTCCAGCGCCTTCTGGCCCGTCGCCGGGTCGGTGGACGCCTTGGCGGCCGAGAGGGCCTTCAGGGTGTCGTTGACCAGCTGGTGCAGCTCCGGGTACTTCTCGAAGTGCGGGGCCTTGAAGTAGTCGCTCCAGAGCACGGAGACGTGGTGCTTGGCCAGCTCCGCGCGCTGCTCCTTGATGACGGTGGCGCGCGCCTGGAAGTGGGGGTCGTCGTTGGCGGCCATCTTCTCCTGGACGGCCTTCACCGACTCCGCCTCGATGCGGGCCTGGGCCGGGTCGTACACGCCGCAGGGCAGGTCGCAGTGGGCGCTGACCTTGACCTTGGGGGCAAACAGGCGGGAAAGCATGGAGCATTCCTTCCTCGTGATCGTCTTCTCAGGTGCGACATTACTCCCTGGGGAAGGCGATTTCTCGGGTGCCCCCTAGGGCTTAGGACAAAAGTCCAGGGTGAGACTGAGACTGGCGGAGGAACGGACCGGGGAGGTGCCGGGGATGCCGGAGCTGTCGCAGGAGACCGAGCGGGGGAGGGCCGTGGCGCTCTTCGGGCTGGCCGAGGTGACCGGCCCGTCGATGGTGCCCACGCTGCACCACGGGGATCGGCTGCTGGTGCGGTACGGGGGTGTGGTCCGGCCCGGGGACGTCGTGGTCCTGCGTCATCCGTTCCAGCAGGACCTGCTGGTGGTCAAGCGGGCCGTGCAGCGGCGCGAGGGCGGCTGGTGGGTGCTCGGGGACAACCCGTACGCCGGCGGGGACAGCACGGACTACGGGGTCGTGCCCGAGGAACTGATCCTCGGCACGGCCTGGTTCCGGTACCGGCCGGTCAAGGCCGGTCAGCGTTCGCCGCTCGCGCTGCTGCGCTGGGCGCTCTCGGCCGCGAGGCCGCTGCTGCCCGACCGGTCGGCCTCCAGGCGCTTGCGGGCCCGGTAGGCGGCCACGTTGGCGCGGGTCGCGCAGCGGTCCGAACAGTAGCGCCGGGAGCGGTTGGTGGAGGTGTCCAGGTAGGCGTTGCGGCACGGCGGCGCCTGGCACAGGCCGAGGCGGTCCACGCCGTACTCGGTGAGGTGGAAGGCCAGGCCCATCGCCGCGATCGCCGCGTAGCCGGCGGTGGCGTTGGACGGGTGGTCGGCCAGGTGCATGTGCCACAGGGGGCGGCCGTCCTCGTCGCGGTGGTCGTGCCCGGAGATCTGCGGGCTGACCGGGAACTCCAGCAGGAGCGAGTTCAGCAGGTCCACGGCGAGGGTCTCGTCGCCCTTGTCGGCGGCCTCGAACACCCCGCGCAGCCGGGCCCGGACCGAGCGGAACCGCGTGACGTCGGCGTCGGTGGCGCGGCGGGCCGCCGACGCGTTCTCGCCGAACAGGTCGCGGACGGCCTCGACCGTGACCAGGGTGTCCCTGCCCCGGCCCGGTTCCTCGCTGTTGACGAGGCGGACGGCGTAATCCGAGTAATAGGCCAGTTCCACTTGTAGTCCTTACGGAGGCGCATTATCGTCGTGTCTGCGGTCGGGTAACAGCCGGTCGTGCTTCCAGGGTATTACGCGAA contains these protein-coding regions:
- the sodN gene encoding superoxide dismutase, Ni; protein product: MLSRLFAPKVKVSAHCDLPCGVYDPAQARIEAESVKAVQEKMAANDDPHFQARATVIKEQRAELAKHHVSVLWSDYFKAPHFEKYPELHQLVNDTLKALSAAKASTDPATGQKALDYIAQIDKIFWETKKA
- the sodX gene encoding nickel-type superoxide dismutase maturation protease encodes the protein MPELSQETERGRAVALFGLAEVTGPSMVPTLHHGDRLLVRYGGVVRPGDVVVLRHPFQQDLLVVKRAVQRREGGWWVLGDNPYAGGDSTDYGVVPEELILGTAWFRYRPVKAGQRSPLALLRWALSAARPLLPDRSASRRLRAR
- a CDS encoding CGNR zinc finger domain-containing protein, which codes for MELAYYSDYAVRLVNSEEPGRGRDTLVTVEAVRDLFGENASAARRATDADVTRFRSVRARLRGVFEAADKGDETLAVDLLNSLLLEFPVSPQISGHDHRDEDGRPLWHMHLADHPSNATAGYAAIAAMGLAFHLTEYGVDRLGLCQAPPCRNAYLDTSTNRSRRYCSDRCATRANVAAYRARKRLEADRSGSSGLAAESAQRSSASGER